In a single window of the Pseudogemmatithrix spongiicola genome:
- a CDS encoding 2-phosphosulfolactate phosphatase translates to MRRLPLSVHHVPPERATEEVAVVIDVLRWTTTSIIALSNGAAGIEAFATPEAARIRAQEIGALTAGERNAHRIPGFDLGNSPTEFTRERVQGRVICATTTNGTNALLAAQGAAQVFLAAFVNLSATAQAIRALAPRGVEIICAGSEGKPSPEDSACGEALAALLRGEPCEVSPLSVFRRAPHAAHLMAQGYTRDVELAAALDSIPLVAVCRDGRVEADVAGGEM, encoded by the coding sequence GTGCGACGTCTCCCACTGTCGGTTCATCACGTTCCGCCCGAGCGCGCGACGGAAGAGGTGGCGGTGGTGATCGACGTCCTGCGCTGGACAACCACCAGCATCATCGCCCTCTCGAACGGTGCCGCTGGCATCGAGGCTTTTGCGACGCCAGAAGCGGCGCGCATCCGCGCACAGGAGATCGGCGCCCTGACGGCGGGTGAGCGGAACGCACATCGCATCCCGGGCTTCGACCTCGGCAACTCGCCGACGGAGTTCACGCGTGAGCGTGTGCAGGGCCGCGTGATCTGCGCGACCACCACGAATGGCACCAACGCGCTGCTCGCGGCGCAGGGGGCAGCGCAGGTCTTTCTCGCCGCCTTCGTGAATCTCTCGGCGACCGCGCAGGCCATTCGCGCGCTCGCGCCGCGCGGCGTCGAGATCATCTGCGCGGGCAGTGAAGGGAAGCCGTCGCCGGAGGACAGCGCTTGCGGCGAGGCGTTGGCGGCCCTGCTGCGTGGAGAACCCTGTGAGGTCTCGCCGCTGTCGGTCTTCAGGCGTGCGCCGCATGCGGCACATCTCATGGCTCAGGGGTACACGAGAGACGTGGAGCTTGCGGCGGCGCTTGATTCGATTCCGCTCGTGGCGGTCTGTCGCGACGGGAGGGTCGAGGCAGACGTGGCAGGGGGAGAGATGTGA
- a CDS encoding type IV pilus twitching motility protein PilT — protein MANPQPPSPAAAPAAAPAAAPYNFKLVLQTMVQQGGSDLHLKIGRPPTMRLNGELVPMELPPLKPEDLRSVGEQIIPPKQRKEFDETKDADFAIGVPGIGRFRVNVYQQRGSLAYAFRAIAFQAMTMEELNLPPVLKDIAMKNRGLVLVTGITGSGKSTALASMIHYVNEHKHANIITIEDPIEFLHRDINCHINQREVGTDTVSFSQALRRVLRQDPDIIMIGEIRDLETLEIALKAADTGHMVFSTLHTMDAAQTINRVLSFYPPNEQADIRFQLSSALQAVVSLRLVPRIDRPGRIPACEILVNSAAVQDNIRDASKSLNIPDLIREGTVQYGMQSFDQSLMNWYQKGVISYEAAVAASTSPAEFALRTQGIAGTSDAGFSGLSQDAR, from the coding sequence ATGGCTAATCCGCAGCCGCCTAGCCCGGCTGCGGCGCCGGCTGCAGCCCCAGCCGCCGCGCCTTACAACTTCAAGCTCGTCCTGCAGACCATGGTCCAGCAGGGCGGCTCGGACTTGCACCTCAAGATCGGCCGGCCGCCGACGATGCGCCTCAACGGCGAGCTGGTGCCGATGGAGCTGCCGCCGCTGAAGCCGGAAGACCTCCGCTCCGTCGGTGAGCAGATCATCCCGCCGAAGCAGCGCAAGGAATTCGACGAGACCAAGGACGCCGACTTCGCCATCGGCGTGCCGGGCATCGGGCGTTTCCGCGTGAACGTGTACCAGCAGCGCGGCTCGCTCGCCTACGCCTTCCGCGCCATCGCGTTCCAGGCGATGACGATGGAAGAGCTGAACCTGCCGCCGGTGCTCAAGGACATCGCGATGAAGAATCGCGGCCTCGTGCTCGTCACCGGCATCACGGGATCCGGCAAGTCCACGGCGTTGGCGTCGATGATCCACTACGTCAACGAGCACAAGCACGCGAACATCATCACGATCGAAGACCCGATCGAGTTCCTGCACCGCGACATCAACTGCCACATCAACCAGCGCGAAGTCGGCACGGACACTGTGTCGTTCTCGCAGGCGCTGCGTCGCGTGCTGCGCCAGGACCCCGACATCATCATGATCGGCGAAATCCGCGACCTCGAGACGCTGGAGATCGCGCTCAAGGCCGCAGACACGGGCCACATGGTCTTCTCCACGCTGCACACGATGGATGCCGCACAGACCATCAACCGCGTGCTCTCGTTCTATCCGCCGAATGAACAGGCGGACATCCGCTTCCAGCTGTCCAGCGCCCTCCAAGCCGTGGTTTCGCTGCGCCTCGTGCCGCGCATCGACCGTCCCGGGCGCATTCCGGCCTGCGAGATCCTCGTGAACTCGGCGGCCGTGCAGGACAACATCCGCGACGCTTCCAAGTCGCTCAACATTCCCGACCTCATCCGCGAAGGTACGGTCCAGTACGGGATGCAGTCGTTCGACCAATCCTTGATGAACTGGTACCAGAAGGGCGTCATCTCGTACGAAGCCGCCGTGGCGGCATCGACGAGTCCGGCCGAGTTCGCGCTGCGCACGCAGGGCATCGCCGGAACCTCTGACGCTGGCTTCAGCGGCCTCAGCCAAGACGCGCGGTAA
- a CDS encoding nucleotidyltransferase family protein codes for MPTRTLTRRDVQSRIADVEAAIRGFGVQRLALFGSVRRDAATPDSDVDLLVEFAPGEKSLDHLMALAELLERVLGHPVELVTLESLSPYLRPHVLADAVDVVRAA; via the coding sequence ATGCCCACCCGTACTCTGACCCGCCGCGACGTGCAGTCGCGAATCGCCGATGTCGAGGCCGCCATTCGCGGGTTCGGGGTCCAGCGTCTAGCGCTGTTCGGTTCGGTTCGGAGGGACGCGGCAACGCCCGACAGTGACGTGGACCTGCTCGTCGAGTTCGCGCCGGGAGAGAAGTCCCTTGATCACTTGATGGCGCTCGCGGAGCTGTTGGAGCGTGTGCTCGGCCATCCGGTGGAGCTCGTGACGCTGGAGTCATTATCCCCCTACCTCCGACCGCACGTACTTGCGGACGCCGTGGATGTCGTACGAGCCGCGTGA
- a CDS encoding HepT-like ribonuclease domain-containing protein, which yields MSYEPREFLRHILAEVEYLSSLQPRLTRATLDEDPTLQRAVVRSLAVIGEATKKVPMSLREEHPSVEWRAMAGMRDRLIHDYFGVDLDIVWDVLQHKNPVLLVELRRILASDD from the coding sequence ATGTCGTACGAGCCGCGTGAGTTCCTGCGGCACATCCTGGCCGAGGTTGAGTATCTCTCGAGTCTTCAGCCACGCCTGACGCGCGCGACGCTCGACGAGGACCCGACACTCCAGCGCGCGGTGGTTCGCAGCTTGGCGGTGATCGGCGAGGCGACGAAGAAGGTGCCGATGAGTCTCCGTGAGGAGCATCCGTCAGTGGAGTGGCGCGCCATGGCTGGGATGCGCGACCGTCTCATCCACGACTACTTCGGTGTGGATCTCGATATCGTGTGGGACGTCCTGCAGCACAAGAATCCGGTGCTCCTCGTGGAACTCCGCCGAATCTTGGCGTCGGACGACTGA
- a CDS encoding M24 family metallopeptidase, whose product MSVPYAERLARLRASLAQSQLDALLVSALPNVRYLTGFTGSNGLVLVTADDALLLTDFRYATQVKHEVAAEVRVAIEQMSLWTRLWKELKLLPRIEVLAFESAHVTHQDAARFVAEGGEGAGWKWRPALNLVEVLRESKDASELAHIRAAVQIAEHALARTLPQLRAGMTELAVAGLLEYEMRLAGSERTAFETIVAAGPRSALPHARASAQVIEKGDLLLFDFGATSGGYVSDITRTFIVGRAPDARQQEIHDVVREANGSASAAVRAGMRGRDADALARDYIERRGFGAAFGHSTGHGIGLEIHEAPRLAKTAEAPLAPGAVVTIEPGIYLEGWGGVRIEDDVVLTTDGPERLTTFERTLLQVG is encoded by the coding sequence ATGTCCGTCCCCTACGCCGAGCGTCTCGCGCGGTTGCGCGCATCGCTGGCCCAGAGTCAGCTCGATGCGCTGCTCGTCAGCGCCCTGCCGAACGTGCGCTACCTCACCGGCTTCACGGGTTCGAACGGGCTGGTGCTGGTCACGGCCGATGACGCGCTGCTGCTCACGGATTTCCGCTACGCGACGCAGGTGAAGCACGAGGTGGCCGCCGAGGTGCGGGTCGCCATCGAGCAGATGTCGCTGTGGACGCGGCTGTGGAAGGAGCTGAAGCTGCTGCCGCGGATCGAGGTGCTCGCCTTCGAGAGCGCGCACGTGACGCATCAGGATGCGGCGCGCTTCGTGGCAGAGGGCGGGGAAGGCGCGGGCTGGAAGTGGCGGCCCGCGCTCAACCTCGTGGAGGTGCTGCGCGAGTCGAAGGACGCCAGCGAGCTCGCGCACATCCGCGCCGCGGTGCAGATCGCCGAACACGCGCTCGCGCGCACCTTGCCGCAGCTGCGCGCCGGCATGACCGAGCTCGCGGTCGCCGGCCTACTCGAGTACGAGATGCGGCTCGCCGGCAGCGAGCGGACGGCCTTCGAGACGATCGTCGCGGCGGGCCCGCGCTCCGCGCTCCCGCATGCCCGCGCGTCGGCCCAGGTCATCGAGAAGGGCGACCTCCTGCTCTTCGACTTCGGCGCGACCAGCGGCGGCTACGTGAGCGACATCACGCGCACGTTCATCGTGGGGCGCGCGCCGGACGCGCGGCAGCAGGAGATCCACGATGTGGTTCGGGAGGCAAACGGGAGCGCTTCGGCCGCTGTTCGGGCGGGAATGCGCGGAAGGGATGCCGACGCCCTCGCGAGAGACTACATTGAGCGCCGCGGCTTCGGCGCCGCCTTTGGTCACTCGACGGGGCACGGGATCGGTCTGGAGATCCACGAAGCTCCCCGGTTGGCGAAGACGGCCGAGGCCCCGTTGGCCCCTGGCGCGGTCGTCACGATCGAACCGGGGATCTATCTCGAAGGCTGGGGTGGCGTCCGCATCGAGGACGACGTGGTGCTCACGACCGACGGTCCGGAGCGACTCACGACGTTCGAGCGCACGCTGTTGCAAGTCGGATAG
- the accB gene encoding acetyl-CoA carboxylase biotin carboxyl carrier protein has translation MDLRYVKKLLEMLDESTVDSMEISSDKGMRIRLQKTPVARGTVQYAAPAAAPAPAPAPAAPVAAAAPAAAPAAAAAPASKGQDVKSPMVGTFYGAPEPGAKPYVSVGQTVKKGQVLCIIEAMKIMNEIESEVAGKVVEILATDAQPVEYGQVLFRVDPNG, from the coding sequence ATTGACCTCCGCTACGTCAAGAAGCTTCTCGAGATGCTCGATGAATCCACGGTGGATTCGATGGAGATCTCGTCGGATAAGGGCATGCGCATCCGCCTGCAGAAGACGCCGGTCGCGCGCGGCACGGTGCAGTACGCCGCGCCGGCGGCGGCCCCGGCGCCCGCGCCCGCGCCTGCCGCTCCTGTGGCGGCGGCCGCACCGGCGGCGGCTCCGGCTGCTGCGGCGGCCCCGGCCAGCAAGGGTCAGGACGTGAAGTCGCCGATGGTCGGCACGTTCTACGGTGCGCCGGAACCCGGCGCCAAGCCGTATGTCTCGGTCGGCCAGACGGTGAAGAAGGGCCAGGTGCTCTGCATCATCGAAGCGATGAAGATCATGAACGAGATCGAGTCCGAAGTCGCGGGCAAGGTCGTCGAGATCCTCGCGACGGATGCGCAGCCGGTCGAATACGGCCAGGTCCTCTTCCGCGTCGATCCCAATGGCTAA
- a CDS encoding serine/threonine-protein kinase: MSQPNTSALFERLRSATLGRYDIYAELGQGGMATVFLALDLALDRKVAIKVLDPALATSAENVERFRREARVAASLNHPNIIGIYAVGDDPELAYFVMKYVEGRALDSVVRETGRQSVAFVRSVVAAAGRALHYAHTRGVVHRDVKPANFMLDTDGWLIVTDFGIAKRDDTHGLTLTGSIIGTPYYMSPEQFNGGSVTPAADQYALGVVAFELLTGQQPFAGDTIGEVMKGHLLDPIPSVRTLRPDVPEHIDAAITRMLAKEPGDRFPTLEAAVEAFGQVSSTLEQEVRTQIVHLAQSGAMRQPQLSVPLTPAVRGNTRGAAGAGGLAAASGAAAFGAAASGAAASGGASGQLAQTPPGAATAPHPRRTMFLVALALIVGGIAATALLRPDLVNRWRKQLAGARGDAADTATFIRNQSGQSAPEDTLALPTNAERGVQATRDSLEQSAAQAARDSITRADSMRKAASDPRLATKAQGAAASGAASANVPTAREGASPATANQRGAGANAPRDTAVRAPREPQTIPGSMVYGKIYVGSNCRGAAVVVANAPPRRIPPGTTVALEVLAGETRFVVGTVAGARWDTTFTVVAGSNHRLGMRPLRCR; the protein is encoded by the coding sequence GTGAGCCAACCCAACACCTCCGCGCTCTTCGAGCGCCTCCGAAGCGCGACTCTGGGCCGCTACGACATCTACGCCGAGCTCGGCCAGGGTGGCATGGCGACGGTGTTCCTCGCCCTGGACCTCGCGCTGGATCGCAAGGTCGCCATCAAGGTGCTGGATCCGGCGCTGGCGACATCGGCGGAGAACGTCGAACGCTTCCGTCGCGAAGCGCGCGTGGCGGCCTCGCTGAACCATCCGAACATCATCGGGATCTACGCCGTCGGGGACGATCCGGAGCTGGCGTACTTCGTGATGAAGTACGTGGAAGGGCGCGCGCTCGACTCCGTCGTGCGCGAGACGGGACGGCAGTCGGTGGCGTTCGTGCGCAGCGTGGTTGCGGCGGCGGGGCGGGCGCTGCATTACGCGCACACGCGCGGCGTCGTGCATCGCGACGTGAAGCCGGCCAACTTCATGCTCGACACCGACGGCTGGCTCATCGTCACCGACTTCGGCATCGCCAAGCGCGATGATACGCACGGGCTCACGCTCACCGGCTCGATCATCGGCACGCCGTACTACATGTCGCCCGAGCAGTTCAATGGCGGCAGCGTCACGCCCGCCGCGGACCAGTATGCGCTGGGCGTCGTCGCCTTTGAGTTGCTGACGGGGCAGCAGCCCTTCGCCGGCGATACCATCGGCGAAGTGATGAAGGGGCACCTGCTGGATCCCATTCCCTCGGTGCGCACGCTGCGGCCCGATGTGCCGGAGCACATCGACGCGGCCATCACGCGCATGCTGGCGAAGGAGCCCGGCGATCGCTTCCCGACGCTCGAGGCGGCAGTCGAGGCCTTCGGGCAGGTGAGTTCGACGCTCGAGCAGGAAGTGCGCACGCAGATCGTGCATCTCGCGCAGAGCGGCGCCATGCGGCAGCCGCAGCTCTCCGTGCCACTCACACCGGCCGTGCGTGGGAACACGCGTGGGGCCGCGGGGGCGGGGGGCCTCGCGGCGGCGTCGGGCGCAGCGGCATTTGGTGCTGCGGCATCTGGCGCGGCGGCATCCGGCGGGGCCTCTGGTCAGCTCGCGCAGACTCCTCCCGGCGCGGCGACGGCTCCCCATCCGCGCCGCACGATGTTCTTGGTGGCGCTGGCCTTGATCGTAGGCGGCATCGCCGCGACGGCGCTGCTGCGCCCGGATCTCGTGAATCGCTGGCGCAAGCAACTCGCCGGCGCGCGCGGCGACGCGGCGGATACCGCCACGTTTATCCGCAACCAATCGGGGCAGTCGGCGCCGGAGGACACGCTCGCGCTGCCGACCAATGCGGAACGTGGAGTACAGGCCACGCGCGACAGTCTCGAACAATCCGCCGCGCAGGCCGCGCGTGACTCGATCACCCGCGCCGACAGCATGCGCAAGGCGGCGTCGGACCCGCGCCTCGCTACGAAGGCCCAAGGCGCGGCCGCGAGTGGCGCTGCGTCGGCGAATGTCCCGACCGCTCGCGAGGGCGCATCACCGGCGACGGCGAATCAGCGGGGCGCCGGCGCGAACGCGCCGCGCGACACGGCGGTCCGCGCGCCGCGGGAGCCGCAGACGATTCCCGGCTCGATGGTGTACGGCAAGATTTACGTCGGGAGCAACTGCCGCGGCGCCGCCGTGGTCGTCGCGAACGCCCCGCCGCGGCGAATCCCGCCCGGGACGACCGTCGCGCTGGAAGTTCTGGCGGGAGAGACGCGCTTCGTCGTCGGCACGGTCGCCGGCGCGCGCTGGGACACGACCTTCACCGTCGTCGCGGGCAGCAACCACCGCCTCGGGATGCGCCCGCTGCGCTGCCGCTAG
- a CDS encoding LEA type 2 family protein, translating into MRKLFALATLLALTACASLAKAAFQSPIVTVKDVKVRSLGLQGATLDVHLDVQNPNEYRIDAEKVSYTFFVDSTRIVSGEVTQRLTMEEKGVISLTLPVSFDYTAVQTAMRYYLARGALDYRVEGMFTLVTPVGRLTRPYSGRGRVEGMP; encoded by the coding sequence ATGCGAAAACTCTTCGCCCTCGCCACCCTCCTCGCCCTCACCGCCTGCGCGTCCCTCGCCAAAGCCGCCTTCCAATCGCCCATCGTCACAGTCAAGGACGTCAAGGTGAGAAGCCTCGGCCTCCAAGGCGCCACGCTCGACGTCCACCTCGACGTGCAGAACCCCAACGAGTACCGCATCGACGCGGAGAAGGTCAGCTACACCTTCTTCGTCGACAGCACGCGCATCGTCAGCGGCGAGGTCACGCAGCGCCTGACGATGGAGGAAAAGGGCGTCATCTCCCTCACGCTCCCGGTGTCCTTCGACTACACGGCCGTGCAGACCGCGATGCGCTACTACCTCGCGAGGGGCGCGCTCGACTATCGTGTGGAAGGGATGTTTACGCTCGTCACACCAGTCGGACGCCTCACGCGCCCCTATTCGGGCCGCGGGCGCGTCGAAGGAATGCCGTGA
- a CDS encoding replication-associated recombination protein A — MQDSLFASPQSAPLAARLRPRSLDEVAGQTHLLGPQMPLRVAIERGETGSILLWGPPGTGKTTIARLVARHVKAEFVPFSAVTDGVPRLREIVAEAEKRRVLGMRTVLFVDEIHRFNRGQQDALLPHVESGLLTLIGATTENPSFELNGALLSRLRVFVLQPLDTDALGALVDRALVDRERGLGAQQLTLMPDARKLLVTESDGDARRALTVLEACTVLAAAANTQELTVALVAQALQTRMPSYDKSGEQHFNLISAYHKAMRGSDPQGALYWLARMIEGGEDPLYIARRTVRFAAEDIGLADPRALQLAIAARDAYHFLGSPEGELALAEAAVYCATAPKSNRIYVAWKAALAAAQETPAAGVPLHIRNAPTALMKDLGYGEGYQYAHDAPEAYVPQEYLPDSLAGRAFYVPSDFGFEKDIARRMTWWRELAERRETEVRAGAGRRESERRGEDV; from the coding sequence GTGCAGGATTCCCTCTTCGCCTCGCCGCAGAGCGCGCCCCTCGCGGCGCGCCTGCGCCCGCGCTCGCTCGACGAAGTCGCGGGGCAGACGCACCTGCTCGGCCCGCAGATGCCGCTGCGCGTGGCCATCGAGCGCGGCGAGACGGGGTCGATTCTCCTCTGGGGACCACCGGGCACGGGCAAGACGACCATCGCCCGCCTCGTCGCGCGCCACGTCAAGGCGGAGTTCGTGCCGTTCAGCGCCGTCACCGACGGCGTGCCGCGCCTGCGCGAGATCGTCGCCGAGGCGGAGAAGCGCCGCGTGCTCGGCATGCGCACCGTGCTGTTCGTGGACGAGATCCATCGCTTCAATCGGGGGCAGCAGGATGCGCTGTTGCCGCACGTGGAAAGCGGCTTGCTCACGTTGATCGGCGCGACGACGGAGAATCCGAGCTTCGAACTGAACGGCGCGTTGCTCTCCCGCCTGCGCGTCTTCGTGCTGCAGCCGCTCGACACCGACGCCTTGGGCGCGCTCGTCGACCGCGCGCTCGTCGACCGCGAGCGCGGCCTTGGCGCGCAGCAGCTCACGTTGATGCCGGACGCGCGCAAGTTGCTGGTGACAGAATCCGACGGCGATGCGCGGCGCGCCCTCACGGTGCTCGAGGCCTGCACCGTCCTCGCCGCCGCGGCCAACACGCAGGAGCTGACGGTCGCGCTCGTGGCGCAGGCACTGCAGACGCGGATGCCGAGCTACGACAAGTCGGGTGAGCAGCATTTCAATCTGATCAGCGCGTATCACAAGGCGATGCGCGGCAGCGATCCGCAGGGCGCACTGTATTGGCTGGCCCGCATGATCGAGGGCGGGGAAGACCCACTCTACATCGCCCGCCGCACCGTGCGCTTCGCCGCGGAAGACATCGGCCTCGCGGACCCGCGCGCCCTGCAGCTCGCCATCGCCGCGCGCGACGCGTATCACTTCCTCGGGTCTCCCGAGGGCGAACTCGCCCTCGCCGAGGCGGCCGTGTACTGCGCGACTGCGCCCAAGAGCAATCGCATCTACGTCGCCTGGAAAGCCGCCCTCGCCGCCGCGCAGGAAACCCCCGCCGCCGGCGTCCCGCTACACATCCGCAACGCACCCACGGCGCTGATGAAGGACCTCGGCTACGGGGAGGGGTATCAGTACGCGCACGATGCGCCGGAGGCGTATGTGCCGCAGGAGTACCTTCCGGATTCGCTCGCGGGTCGGGCGTTCTACGTGCCGTCCGACTTCGGGTTCGAGAAGGATATTGCTCGGCGAATGACGTGGTGGCGTGAACTCGCTGAACGACGGGAGACGGAGGTACGGGCGGGGGCAGGGAGACGGGAATCAGAGAGAAGGGGGGAAGACGTCTAA
- the hflX gene encoding GTPase HflX → MSRSLIDLAPPQERAILVGAPVKRSNARHHVQEHLDELARLADTAGAVVVGTLTQQLDRPDPSTYIGRGKVEELKQLITEKEATLIIFDDELSPAQGKNLEGELGKRTIDRAELILDIFAVRARSAEARMQVELAQLEYSLPRLVRMWTHLEKFRGGIGVRGPGETQLETDRRLVGHRIRLLKERLADVAKSREVQRGGRTGAFKAALVGYTNAGKSSILRAISRSSEVFVEDRLFATLDPLTREVDLGEHQSVLLTDTVGFIRKLPHHLVASFRATLEEVREADLLFHVIDASHPSWEEQRLVVDEVLADLGVAETPTRYVFNKMDALPLEQREALRARIENLAPGSIFVSAREEERGAAGLEPMRTVLRDALRARRPEVALMIPMTHGKLLAEVHRMGEVLSSEADEEEGVMRITGRFEPAALARLERDGAVRR, encoded by the coding sequence GTGAGCCGTTCGCTCATCGATCTCGCCCCACCGCAGGAACGCGCCATTCTCGTCGGCGCGCCGGTCAAGCGCAGCAATGCGCGGCACCACGTGCAGGAGCACCTCGACGAACTCGCGCGCCTCGCCGACACGGCGGGGGCCGTGGTCGTCGGCACGCTCACGCAGCAGCTCGACCGGCCCGATCCCTCGACGTACATCGGGCGCGGCAAGGTCGAGGAGCTCAAGCAGCTCATCACGGAGAAGGAAGCGACGCTCATCATCTTCGACGATGAGCTGTCGCCGGCGCAGGGCAAGAACCTCGAAGGCGAGCTCGGCAAGCGCACCATCGACCGCGCGGAGCTGATTCTCGACATCTTCGCCGTGCGCGCGCGCTCGGCGGAAGCCCGCATGCAGGTCGAGTTGGCGCAGCTGGAGTACTCGCTGCCGCGCCTCGTGCGCATGTGGACCCACCTCGAGAAGTTCCGCGGCGGCATCGGCGTGCGCGGCCCGGGCGAAACGCAGCTCGAGACGGACCGCCGGCTGGTCGGCCACCGCATCCGCCTGTTGAAGGAGCGGCTCGCCGACGTCGCGAAGTCGCGCGAGGTGCAGCGCGGGGGACGCACCGGCGCCTTCAAGGCGGCGCTCGTCGGCTATACCAACGCCGGCAAGAGCTCGATCCTGCGCGCGATCTCGCGGTCCAGCGAGGTCTTCGTCGAGGACCGCCTCTTCGCCACGCTCGATCCGCTCACGCGCGAAGTCGACCTCGGCGAGCACCAGTCCGTGCTGCTCACGGATACGGTCGGCTTCATCCGCAAACTGCCGCACCACCTCGTCGCCAGCTTCCGCGCCACGCTCGAGGAAGTGCGCGAGGCCGACCTCCTGTTCCACGTCATCGACGCGTCCCACCCCTCGTGGGAGGAGCAGCGCCTGGTCGTGGACGAGGTGCTCGCCGACCTCGGCGTGGCCGAGACGCCGACGCGCTACGTGTTCAACAAGATGGACGCCTTGCCGCTCGAGCAGCGCGAGGCCCTGCGCGCGCGCATCGAGAACCTCGCGCCCGGAAGCATTTTCGTCTCGGCGCGGGAGGAGGAACGCGGCGCCGCGGGCCTCGAGCCCATGCGCACGGTTCTGCGGGACGCCCTGCGTGCCCGGCGGCCGGAAGTCGCACTCATGATCCCGATGACGCACGGCAAGCTGCTCGCCGAGGTGCATCGCATGGGGGAGGTGCTCTCCAGCGAGGCGGACGAGGAGGAGGGCGTCATGCGCATCACGGGCCGCTTCGAGCCGGCGGCGCTGGCGCGCTTGGAGCGCGACGGGGCTGTGCGGAGGTAG
- the accC gene encoding acetyl-CoA carboxylase biotin carboxylase subunit: MFKRVLIANRGEIALRIIRACRELGIETVAVYSEADRESLHVRFADDDVCIGPANSRESYLRIPRLIAAAEITGADAIHPGYGFLAENAEFAETCAASNITFIGPTPTQIRTMGDKAAARAAMIANNVPVVPGSPGPVEDVDEALAIAEKMGFPVIIKAAAGGGGKGMRVAKDADDFARSFQLARSEALGAFGNGSVYVEKYLQRPRHVEFQVFGDKHGNVIHLGERDCSVQRRHQKLVEEAPCPVMTPALRKAMGDAAVKGAKAIDYVGAGTVEMLLDQDGSFYFMEMNTRIQVEHPVTEMLTGVDLVKEQIRVAAGLPLSVMETPELRGHVIECRVNAEDPQRNFQPSPGKVETFHMPGGNGVRVDTHVYAGYTVPPFYDSMIAKLIVHGRDREEALAKMRLALDTFIVEGVTTTIPFLSTLMSHPKFVEGDVHTKFLEQEGADLFAR; encoded by the coding sequence ATGTTCAAGCGAGTCCTCATCGCCAACCGCGGCGAGATTGCGCTGCGCATCATCCGCGCCTGCCGCGAACTCGGCATCGAGACGGTGGCCGTGTATTCGGAAGCCGACCGCGAATCGCTGCACGTGCGCTTCGCCGACGACGACGTCTGCATCGGTCCTGCCAACTCCCGCGAATCGTACCTCCGCATCCCACGCTTGATCGCCGCCGCCGAGATCACCGGCGCCGACGCGATCCACCCGGGCTACGGCTTCTTGGCGGAGAACGCCGAGTTCGCCGAGACCTGCGCGGCGAGCAACATCACCTTCATCGGCCCCACGCCCACGCAGATCCGCACCATGGGCGACAAGGCGGCCGCACGTGCCGCGATGATCGCCAACAACGTGCCCGTCGTGCCCGGCTCGCCGGGCCCGGTGGAAGACGTCGACGAAGCACTGGCGATCGCCGAGAAGATGGGCTTCCCGGTGATCATCAAGGCGGCTGCCGGTGGCGGCGGCAAGGGCATGCGCGTCGCCAAGGATGCCGACGACTTTGCGCGCAGCTTCCAGCTCGCCCGCTCTGAAGCGCTCGGGGCCTTCGGCAACGGCAGCGTGTACGTCGAGAAGTATCTGCAGCGCCCGCGCCACGTCGAGTTCCAGGTCTTCGGCGACAAGCACGGCAACGTCATCCACCTCGGCGAGCGCGACTGCTCCGTGCAGCGTCGGCACCAGAAGCTTGTCGAAGAAGCGCCCTGCCCGGTGATGACGCCGGCGCTGCGCAAGGCGATGGGCGACGCCGCCGTGAAGGGCGCCAAGGCCATCGATTACGTCGGCGCCGGCACCGTGGAGATGTTGCTCGACCAGGACGGCTCGTTCTACTTCATGGAGATGAACACGCGCATCCAGGTGGAGCATCCGGTGACGGAAATGCTCACCGGCGTGGACCTCGTGAAGGAACAGATCCGCGTCGCCGCGGGCCTGCCGCTGTCGGTGATGGAGACGCCCGAACTGCGCGGCCACGTCATCGAGTGCCGTGTGAACGCCGAGGATCCGCAGCGCAACTTCCAGCCCAGCCCCGGCAAGGTGGAGACCTTCCACATGCCAGGCGGCAACGGCGTGCGCGTCGATACGCACGTCTATGCCGGGTACACGGTGCCGCCGTTCTATGACTCGATGATCGCCAAGCTCATCGTGCATGGGCGTGATCGTGAGGAGGCGTTGGCCAAGATGCGGCTGGCGCTCGACACGTTTATCGTCGAAGGTGTCACTACTACGATTCCCTTTTTGTCGACCCTGATGAGCCATCCGAAGTTTGTGGAAGGGGATGTGCATACCAAGTTCCTGGAGCAGGAAGGAGCAGACCTTTTCGCACGCTGA